One Luteibacter aegosomaticola genomic window carries:
- a CDS encoding peptidoglycan-binding protein — MDRESQLATLAWQAGITQPFELANFMAQVSHESDGLSLLEEGFRYSRGVYQIPVRWAWREGREPLEEAQRLAMQGKPEALAELMYGGRLGNDAPGDGWLYRGRGYIQLTGKDNYAVAGEELGIDLIGHPGLAADPATASRIAIWFWQTRVPVSALQDPRAATLAINGGFNGLEDRQARFAAWVDRLNRAAVASLAAGNGLPPLSHDKAYRPLRPGTWGEDVRTLQTNLTRLCFTNGNGRPLHVDGIYGPGTTAAVRAFQRLHKLGVDGIVGAKTQAAIEAQLTKLGLRRLQRDDTYTPP; from the coding sequence ATGGATCGCGAATCGCAACTGGCCACCCTCGCCTGGCAGGCGGGTATCACACAGCCGTTTGAACTGGCGAACTTCATGGCGCAGGTCAGCCATGAGTCCGATGGGCTCAGCCTGCTGGAAGAAGGCTTCCGCTACTCGCGGGGCGTTTATCAGATTCCTGTGCGCTGGGCATGGCGCGAGGGGCGTGAGCCGCTGGAAGAAGCACAGCGCCTGGCCATGCAGGGCAAGCCCGAGGCACTCGCCGAACTCATGTACGGCGGCCGCCTCGGCAACGACGCACCCGGCGATGGCTGGCTGTATCGCGGGCGCGGCTATATCCAGCTCACGGGCAAGGACAACTACGCGGTGGCCGGGGAGGAACTCGGGATCGATCTCATCGGCCACCCCGGGTTGGCGGCCGATCCCGCCACCGCATCGCGTATCGCCATCTGGTTCTGGCAAACCCGCGTGCCCGTCTCCGCGCTGCAGGATCCACGCGCGGCGACCCTGGCGATCAATGGCGGCTTCAACGGACTGGAGGATCGCCAGGCGCGCTTCGCCGCCTGGGTCGATCGCCTCAACCGCGCGGCCGTGGCAAGCCTCGCCGCCGGCAACGGCCTGCCGCCCCTATCGCACGATAAGGCCTACCGCCCGCTCCGCCCGGGCACCTGGGGCGAAGACGTCCGCACGCTGCAAACCAACCTCACCCGCCTGTGCTTCACCAACGGCAACGGCCGTCCGCTCCACGTCGACGGCATCTACGGCCCCGGCACCACCGCCGCCGTAAGAGCCTTCCAACGCCTGCACAAACTAGGCGTCGACGGCATCGTCGGCGCCAAAACCCAGGCTGCCATCGAAGCCCAGCTAACCAAACTAGGCCTCCGCCGCCTACAGCGGGACGACACCTACACCCCGCCCTAA